A part of Actinomycetota bacterium genomic DNA contains:
- a CDS encoding glycosyltransferase family 4 protein: protein MSGRWLPPPPPVPAPGRFPGGPAPVRVKVLHLITRFEAGAGGNTLLSATGMDPRRYEAWIAGGPDGPLWERAEREGIRTVKVPGLVREIAPASDLAALARLVRLLRRERFGIVHVHEAKADVLGRVAAFLSRTPIVIVTLHGRDPWWPAPDGSRTQLREVMPRGLRTFLFVERRLRAITSGFVAVSPSVARDAVLARVATPGRTDVAPSAVDLDDIPEDADPTVRAELGIPAGAPLVGTVGRLDAQKAPLDFVRMAAKVRERHPDARFVMVGEGELAEKAGALAGQLGVPLLLTGFRRDAARVASAFDVYVVSSLYEGVGRGVTEAMASGRPVVATAVDGVVDLVSPGSTGLLAPARDPGKLAEGVCWLLEHPVEAAAIGAQARTRVRLLFTRERMCAALDDVYSRLLGLEPEAPAPAPRDPSAMPPGPAAEHPWGAGE, encoded by the coding sequence GTGAGCGGTCGCTGGCTGCCCCCGCCGCCGCCCGTGCCGGCCCCCGGGCGGTTCCCGGGCGGCCCGGCGCCGGTCCGGGTCAAGGTGCTCCACCTGATCACCAGGTTCGAGGCCGGCGCCGGCGGCAACACCCTGCTGTCGGCGACCGGCATGGACCCGCGGCGCTACGAGGCCTGGATCGCGGGCGGCCCGGACGGCCCGCTGTGGGAGCGGGCCGAGCGCGAGGGGATCCGCACCGTCAAGGTTCCCGGGCTGGTGCGGGAGATCGCGCCCGCGTCCGACCTGGCCGCCCTGGCGCGGCTGGTCCGGCTGCTGCGCCGGGAGCGCTTCGGCATCGTCCACGTCCACGAGGCCAAGGCCGACGTGCTCGGCCGGGTCGCCGCCTTCCTCAGCCGGACGCCGATCGTCATCGTCACCCTCCACGGCCGGGACCCGTGGTGGCCGGCGCCGGACGGCTCCCGGACCCAGCTGCGCGAGGTCATGCCCCGGGGCCTGCGCACCTTCCTGTTCGTGGAGCGGCGGCTGCGGGCGATCACCTCCGGCTTCGTCGCCGTGTCGCCGTCGGTCGCCCGCGACGCCGTGCTGGCCAGGGTCGCGACCCCGGGGCGGACCGACGTGGCCCCCTCGGCGGTCGACCTGGACGACATCCCGGAGGACGCCGACCCCACCGTCCGGGCCGAGCTCGGCATCCCCGCCGGGGCGCCGCTGGTGGGCACGGTGGGGCGCCTGGACGCCCAGAAGGCGCCGCTCGACTTCGTCCGCATGGCCGCCAAGGTCCGTGAGCGCCACCCGGACGCCCGCTTCGTGATGGTGGGCGAGGGCGAGCTCGCCGAGAAGGCCGGCGCCCTGGCCGGCCAGCTCGGGGTACCCCTCCTGCTCACCGGCTTCCGCCGCGACGCCGCCCGGGTCGCCTCGGCCTTCGACGTGTACGTGGTCAGCTCGCTCTACGAAGGCGTTGGCCGGGGCGTGACCGAGGCCATGGCCTCCGGCCGGCCGGTGGTGGCGACCGCCGTCGACGGCGTGGTCGACCTCGTCAGCCCGGGTTCGACGGGCCTGCTGGCCCCCGCCCGCGACCCCGGGAAGCTGGCCGAGGGCGTCTGCTGGCTGCTGGAGCACCCGGTGGAGGCGGCCGCCATCGGCGCCCAGGCCCGGACCCGGGTGCGGCTGCTCTTCACCCGGGAGCGGATGTGCGCCGCCCTCGACGACGTCTACTCGCGGCTCCTGGGGCTGGAGCCGGAGGCCCCGGCGCCGGCCCCGCGCGACCCTTCCGCCATGCCGCCCGGGCCGGCCGCCGAGCATCCCTGGGGGGCCGGCGAGTGA
- a CDS encoding sugar transferase: MITGSDIAPGKRLFDVAVSLTALVLLVPVLVVIALLVKLGSPGPVLYRQQRVSRGGRLFELLKFRTMVVGADRMSANVSATGDPRVTRVGAFLRKSYLDELPQLLNVLRGDMSLVGPRPETPEFVALYSPEERRVLTVRPGLAGPSTLAFMDEADLLAAAPDPVAFYTTTVLHDRVRADLAYLERRSIGYDIRLLATQVLSIVRRLR; this comes from the coding sequence GTGATCACCGGTTCTGACATCGCGCCCGGCAAGCGGCTCTTCGACGTCGCCGTCTCCCTGACCGCCCTGGTCCTGCTCGTGCCCGTCCTGGTGGTCATCGCCCTGCTGGTCAAGCTCGGCTCGCCCGGCCCGGTGCTGTACCGCCAGCAGCGGGTGAGCCGCGGCGGCCGGCTGTTCGAGCTGCTCAAGTTCCGCACCATGGTGGTCGGCGCCGACCGCATGTCCGCCAACGTCAGCGCCACCGGCGACCCGCGCGTCACCCGCGTCGGCGCGTTCCTGCGCAAGTCCTACCTCGACGAGCTGCCCCAGCTGCTCAACGTCCTGCGGGGCGACATGAGCCTGGTCGGGCCCCGGCCGGAGACGCCGGAGTTCGTCGCCCTCTACAGCCCCGAGGAGCGCCGGGTGCTGACCGTCCGGCCCGGCCTGGCCGGCCCCTCGACCCTGGCCTTCATGGACGAGGCGGACCTGCTGGCCGCGGCGCCCGACCCGGTCGCCTTCTACACGACCACGGTCCTCCACGACCGCGTCCGCGCCGACCTCGCCTACCTCGAGCGGCGGTCCATCGGCTACGACATCCGCCTGCTGGCCACCCAGGTCCTCAGCATCGTGAGGCGGCTGCGATGA
- a CDS encoding DegT/DnrJ/EryC1/StrS family aminotransferase — MSEEAQAAVARVLSSGWVTTGPEVAAFEQEFAAWTGAEHAVAVASCTAALELSLRSLRLPAGSPVLSSTITFCGAVNAILHAGLRPVLVDVDPDTLMPDERTTAAAVRTAGDPAAMVALHFAGHPAPVEAMAEAAGLPLARVVEDAAHAVGTRVGDRPVGTISAATCFSFYATKNLPIGEGGMVTTADAELADHVRRCRLHGMSRDAWKRYLPGSAWRYSVDNVGLKANMTDPQAAIGRAQMGHFAGWQARRAEIVARYDQALAEVPGIGLPARPDDGGHAWHLYVMRVLPGFGMSRDELMAGLHELGIDCSVHFIPMHTQPYLGPLLGDGVDPRRFPAAEAVFEQIVSLPLYPTLRDDQVDRVCAAIAGLRRSRRASGNGSNGRTNGNETNGSQTNNSKGGQTR, encoded by the coding sequence GCAGGAGTTCGCCGCCTGGACAGGGGCCGAGCACGCGGTCGCGGTCGCGTCCTGCACGGCCGCGCTGGAGCTGTCGCTGCGGTCGCTGCGGCTGCCCGCGGGCTCGCCCGTGCTCAGCTCCACGATCACCTTCTGCGGGGCCGTCAACGCGATCCTCCACGCCGGCCTGCGCCCGGTGCTGGTCGACGTCGACCCGGACACGCTCATGCCCGACGAGCGGACCACGGCCGCGGCCGTCCGGACCGCCGGCGACCCCGCGGCCATGGTCGCGCTGCATTTCGCCGGCCACCCGGCACCGGTCGAGGCTATGGCCGAGGCGGCCGGCCTGCCGCTCGCCCGGGTGGTGGAGGACGCCGCCCACGCCGTCGGCACGCGGGTCGGCGACAGGCCGGTCGGGACGATCTCGGCGGCCACCTGCTTCAGCTTCTACGCCACCAAGAACCTGCCCATCGGCGAGGGCGGCATGGTCACCACCGCCGACGCCGAGCTGGCCGACCACGTGCGGCGCTGCCGGCTCCACGGCATGAGCCGTGACGCCTGGAAGCGGTACCTGCCCGGGTCGGCGTGGCGCTACAGCGTCGACAACGTCGGCCTCAAGGCGAACATGACCGACCCGCAGGCCGCCATCGGCCGGGCCCAGATGGGCCACTTCGCCGGCTGGCAGGCCCGCCGGGCCGAGATCGTGGCCCGCTACGACCAGGCCCTGGCCGAGGTCCCCGGCATCGGGCTGCCCGCCCGGCCGGACGACGGCGGCCACGCCTGGCACCTGTACGTGATGCGGGTGCTTCCCGGGTTCGGGATGTCGCGCGACGAGCTCATGGCCGGCCTGCACGAGCTGGGCATCGACTGCTCGGTCCACTTCATCCCGATGCACACCCAGCCCTACCTCGGCCCGCTGCTGGGCGACGGGGTGGACCCGCGCCGGTTCCCGGCCGCCGAGGCGGTGTTCGAGCAGATCGTGTCCCTGCCGCTGTACCCGACCCTGCGCGACGACCAGGTCGACCGGGTCTGCGCGGCGATCGCCGGTCTCCGGCGGTCTCGCCGGGCCAGCGGCAACGGGAGCAACGGCCGGACCAACGGCAACGAGACCAACGGCAGCCAGACCAACAACTCCAAGGGGGGCCAGACCCGATGA
- a CDS encoding NAD-dependent epimerase/dehydratase family protein: protein MTGAAGFVGSHLSAALLDDGAEVLGVDAFTDYYSRLRKEQNLAHLRGRPGFSFLEDDLSEAPLAPLLDGVDCVFHLAGQPGVRASWGPDFVQYVRHNIAATQRLLEASMLHPLRKFVFASSSSVYGDAEAYPTPESLRPQPVSPYGVTKLAAEHLCEVYRTSFGVPVASLRLFTVYGPRQRPDMAFSRLVAAALAGEEFEVYGDGEQTRDFTFVGDVVKAMRDAAASDWCGVANIGGGSRTSLNAVLDIVSDLCGELRVVRRPQATGDVRHTAADTSVAQAAFGYRPRTSLPEGLAAMVAWARSPEQALR from the coding sequence GTGACGGGAGCTGCCGGGTTCGTTGGGTCGCATCTGAGTGCGGCGCTGCTCGACGACGGCGCCGAAGTGCTGGGCGTCGACGCCTTCACGGACTACTACAGCCGTCTGCGCAAGGAGCAGAACCTCGCCCACCTTCGCGGGCGGCCCGGGTTCAGCTTCCTCGAGGACGACCTCTCCGAGGCGCCCCTGGCGCCGCTGCTGGACGGCGTCGACTGCGTGTTCCACCTCGCCGGGCAGCCGGGCGTGCGCGCCTCCTGGGGCCCGGACTTCGTCCAGTACGTGCGCCACAACATCGCCGCCACCCAGCGCCTGCTCGAGGCGAGCATGCTCCACCCGCTGCGCAAGTTCGTCTTCGCCTCCAGCTCCTCGGTCTACGGGGACGCCGAGGCCTATCCGACGCCCGAGTCGCTCCGGCCCCAGCCGGTGTCCCCCTACGGGGTGACCAAGCTGGCCGCCGAGCACCTGTGCGAGGTCTACCGCACCAGCTTCGGCGTCCCGGTCGCCTCCCTGCGGCTGTTCACCGTCTACGGGCCCAGGCAGCGGCCCGACATGGCCTTCTCCCGGCTGGTCGCGGCCGCCCTGGCCGGCGAGGAGTTCGAGGTCTACGGGGACGGGGAGCAGACCCGCGACTTCACCTTCGTCGGCGACGTGGTCAAGGCCATGCGGGACGCCGCCGCCTCCGACTGGTGCGGGGTGGCCAACATCGGTGGCGGCTCCCGGACGTCGCTGAACGCCGTCCTGGACATCGTCAGCGACCTCTGCGGCGAGCTGCGCGTCGTGCGCCGCCCGCAGGCCACCGGCGACGTCCGCCACACCGCCGCCGACACCTCGGTGGCCCAGGCCGCCTTCGGCTACCGGCCCCGTACCTCCCTGCCCGAGGGCCTGGCGGCGATGGTGGCGTGGGCGCGCTCGCCCGAGCAGGCGCTGCGGTGA
- a CDS encoding NAD-dependent epimerase/dehydratase family protein: MTTSSRSNGTIDLTGKVGRGTVRRVCVIGGAGYVGSVLIERLLDKGYAVTVLDALMYGDDGIRHVADRPGFDLIKGDLRNIEAVVAACRFADAVVHLGALVGDPACELDEQLTLQINRDATFTAAAVARGLGIKRFIFASTCSVYGATDDLLDEGSTLAPISLYAQSKMESEELLLSLNSNGFCPSVLRFGTFYGRSPRERFDLVVNLLAARAVSEGEITIMGGQQWRPFLHVADGADAIIQCLEAPARAVAHEVFNVGSDEQNHRLVDVAQLISELVPGVRVRFEEAAAEEANYRVSFAHIRSALGFTPRHSLADGIAEVKAAVERGLVGNYTDAKYSNFKAMTSGQAAHALDDGRQDVPTAAVG; the protein is encoded by the coding sequence ATGACGACCTCCTCGAGGTCCAACGGCACGATCGACCTGACCGGGAAGGTGGGACGGGGGACCGTCCGCCGCGTCTGCGTGATCGGCGGCGCCGGTTACGTCGGCTCGGTCCTGATCGAGCGGCTGCTGGACAAGGGCTACGCCGTCACCGTGCTCGACGCCCTCATGTACGGCGACGACGGCATCCGCCACGTCGCCGACCGGCCCGGCTTCGACCTGATCAAGGGAGACCTGCGCAACATCGAGGCGGTCGTCGCGGCCTGCCGCTTCGCCGACGCCGTCGTCCACCTGGGGGCGCTGGTCGGCGACCCGGCCTGCGAGCTCGACGAGCAGCTGACCCTCCAGATCAACCGCGACGCCACCTTCACCGCCGCCGCCGTGGCCCGCGGGCTCGGCATCAAGCGGTTCATCTTCGCCTCGACCTGCAGCGTCTACGGGGCCACGGACGACCTGCTCGACGAGGGCTCCACCCTGGCCCCGATCTCGCTGTACGCCCAGAGCAAGATGGAGTCCGAGGAGCTGCTGCTGTCCCTGAACAGCAACGGCTTCTGCCCCTCGGTCCTGCGCTTCGGGACGTTCTATGGCCGGTCGCCGCGCGAGCGCTTCGACCTGGTGGTCAACCTGCTCGCGGCCCGGGCGGTGTCCGAGGGCGAGATCACCATCATGGGCGGCCAGCAGTGGCGGCCCTTCCTCCACGTCGCCGACGGCGCCGACGCCATCATCCAGTGCCTTGAGGCGCCGGCCAGGGCGGTCGCCCACGAGGTCTTCAACGTCGGCTCCGACGAGCAGAACCACCGGCTGGTCGACGTGGCCCAGCTCATCTCGGAGCTGGTCCCGGGGGTCCGGGTGCGGTTCGAGGAGGCGGCCGCCGAGGAGGCCAACTACCGGGTCTCCTTCGCCCACATCCGCTCCGCCCTCGGGTTCACCCCGCGCCACTCCCTCGCCGACGGGATCGCCGAGGTCAAGGCGGCCGTCGAGCGCGGGCTGGTCGGCAACTACACCGACGCCAAGTACAGCAACTTCAAGGCGATGACCAGCGGCCAGGCCGCCCACGCCCTGGACGACGGCCGGCAGGACGTGCCGACGGCCGCCGTGGGCTGA
- a CDS encoding PIG-L deacetylase family protein has translation MRVLTVAAHPDDETLGAGGTMARLAAQGHEVWICILTDGVTARHAHVKQQKECAIGAADVLGAANVVFCELPDQRLDSLPLLDVITPIEKCIGELRPEIVFTHFKEDVNQDHRTVFQATMVAARPVEGTSVRQLLCYETASSTEWAPPFPGSVFSPNVFVDISSTLPRKLEAMRSYERTWAGEMRPYPHPRSYEAIEAYARRHGVAAGVAAAEPFMLVRQVHHEGGLSSDHRF, from the coding sequence GTGAGAGTCCTGACCGTGGCGGCACATCCTGACGACGAGACCCTGGGCGCCGGGGGGACCATGGCCCGGCTGGCCGCCCAAGGGCACGAGGTGTGGATCTGCATCCTCACCGACGGCGTCACGGCCCGGCACGCGCACGTCAAGCAGCAGAAGGAGTGCGCCATCGGGGCGGCCGACGTCCTCGGGGCCGCCAACGTCGTGTTCTGCGAGCTCCCCGACCAGCGGCTGGACTCGCTGCCCCTGCTCGACGTCATCACCCCGATCGAGAAGTGCATCGGCGAGCTGCGGCCCGAGATCGTCTTCACGCACTTCAAGGAGGACGTGAACCAGGACCACCGGACCGTCTTCCAGGCGACGATGGTGGCCGCGCGGCCCGTCGAGGGGACGAGCGTGCGGCAGCTGCTCTGCTACGAGACCGCCTCGTCCACCGAGTGGGCGCCGCCGTTCCCGGGCAGCGTCTTCAGTCCCAACGTGTTCGTCGACATCAGCAGCACGCTGCCGCGCAAGCTGGAGGCGATGCGCTCCTACGAGCGCACCTGGGCCGGCGAGATGCGGCCATACCCGCACCCGCGTTCCTACGAGGCGATCGAGGCCTACGCCCGGCGCCACGGCGTGGCCGCCGGAGTCGCGGCCGCCGAGCCGTTCATGCTCGTCCGCCAGGTGCACCACGAGGGGGGCCTGTCCAGTGATCACCGGTTCTGA
- a CDS encoding polysaccharide biosynthesis C-terminal domain-containing protein has translation MIRPGRLSQGWRGLLEGQRRPIAANLLARVGAIGSLLLASLVVARIAGPAGVGTLVLLRVLPWLTGLVLSSGLYGAAPYFLSGPGRSEPRYRSTLAAMTVAAGAVGAGLWIAASPLLGPWLFPQLPLVLVAVAGVSVLTQALESAAMACTQGFDDLSGSNRIIFLEEFLFLPFLGLLLLAGTDHFAAIVLALLGGDLATGGYGWTRLARLGYFTGAGRPSVALAGHVAAYGFRAQLGSIALLLNARLDFALVGVLVGPASLGIYAVASRYAELLRLPSLAMNYVLYPDYARDGGKVAADKARAMLPGIGWIPAALAVPMALAAPLVLPLFYGPAFKEAVLPACVLLIGLAGGGVIGVISAYLQGVGRPGLYSAAVGAGLPVTVALDLLLIPHFGVMGAAVASTAAYVTTTGVLVACFRVVTRAEGRAARAAGAVESKAEVPR, from the coding sequence GTGATCCGGCCCGGGCGGCTGTCCCAGGGCTGGCGGGGCCTGCTGGAAGGCCAGCGCCGGCCGATCGCCGCCAACCTGCTCGCCCGGGTGGGCGCGATCGGCTCGCTGCTGCTGGCCAGCCTGGTGGTGGCCCGGATCGCCGGCCCGGCCGGGGTGGGCACGCTGGTGCTGCTCCGGGTCCTGCCCTGGCTCACCGGGCTGGTCCTGTCCAGCGGCCTGTACGGGGCCGCCCCCTACTTCCTGTCCGGACCGGGCCGCTCCGAGCCCAGGTACCGGTCGACCCTGGCCGCCATGACCGTGGCCGCCGGCGCGGTCGGGGCCGGGCTGTGGATCGCGGCCTCGCCGCTGCTCGGGCCGTGGCTGTTCCCGCAGCTGCCGCTGGTCCTGGTCGCCGTGGCCGGCGTCTCGGTGCTCACCCAGGCCCTCGAGTCGGCCGCCATGGCCTGCACCCAGGGCTTCGACGACCTCAGCGGCAGCAACCGCATCATCTTCCTCGAGGAGTTCCTGTTCCTCCCCTTCCTCGGCCTGCTCCTGCTGGCCGGGACCGACCACTTCGCCGCCATCGTGCTGGCCCTGCTGGGTGGCGACCTGGCCACCGGCGGGTACGGCTGGACCCGGCTGGCCCGCCTCGGCTACTTCACCGGGGCCGGCCGGCCGTCGGTGGCGCTGGCCGGCCACGTCGCCGCCTACGGGTTCCGGGCCCAGCTGGGCAGCATCGCCCTGCTGCTGAACGCGCGGCTCGACTTCGCCCTCGTCGGGGTGCTGGTCGGGCCCGCCTCGCTCGGCATCTACGCCGTGGCCTCGCGGTACGCCGAGCTGCTGCGGCTGCCCTCGCTGGCCATGAACTACGTGCTCTACCCGGACTACGCCCGCGACGGGGGCAAGGTGGCCGCCGACAAGGCGCGGGCCATGCTGCCCGGGATCGGCTGGATCCCGGCCGCCCTGGCCGTCCCCATGGCCCTGGCCGCGCCGCTGGTCCTGCCACTGTTCTACGGCCCGGCCTTCAAGGAGGCGGTGCTGCCGGCCTGCGTGCTGCTGATCGGGCTGGCCGGCGGCGGGGTCATCGGGGTCATCAGCGCCTACCTGCAGGGCGTTGGCCGGCCGGGCCTGTACTCGGCGGCCGTCGGCGCCGGCCTGCCGGTGACGGTGGCCCTTGACCTGTTGCTGATCCCGCACTTCGGGGTGATGGGCGCGGCGGTCGCCTCGACCGCCGCCTACGTGACGACGACTGGCGTGCTGGTGGCGTGCTTCCGCGTGGTGACCCGCGCGGAAGGACGGGCGGCGCGTGCAGCGGGGGCGGTCGAGTCCAAGGCGGAGGTACCAAGGTGA
- a CDS encoding O-antigen ligase family protein: MTVQAPRSDRPQVSARRRTGDGDGLARAGVVLGIATLPILQPAFVNNVAPADLGLVAGIAAVLVWAGMTRQRLRLPYVAGMGVMVIAGTIAAAFGDLPWMGAVTIVQDLYLLAWAAALANFGRTAARAGFIVDVWCLSAAAWSIALVVLYGPSTIGGGDDAERAGFTFGEQNAAGLWFALSLLVMLAARRPRRWRWRAPALGAVSLGLLLTGSLGAISGLFAGLAVALVLQVRARRGPDTAIAFSLALLLLVGSVGLLAQQGELIERASQSPNPLIRNSIGRGSDSESERILVNQQTFGLFQTSGFLGRGPVTTEHTLRQQEAAYPHEAHNDWVAALVERGVLGFAGILLLALEVVVLALTIWNPSRLKPDFAEVLPAPAYLVAGFILVALYSLTHEVLHERPLWTLFGTAAALGLWGKANRWSLGGST; encoded by the coding sequence ATGACCGTCCAGGCACCGCGATCGGACCGGCCACAGGTCAGCGCCCGTCGCCGTACCGGCGACGGCGACGGGCTGGCCCGGGCCGGGGTGGTGCTCGGCATCGCCACGCTGCCCATCCTCCAGCCTGCCTTCGTCAACAACGTCGCCCCGGCCGACCTGGGGCTGGTCGCGGGCATCGCGGCGGTGCTGGTGTGGGCCGGCATGACCAGGCAGCGCCTGCGGCTGCCGTACGTGGCCGGGATGGGCGTCATGGTCATCGCCGGGACCATCGCCGCCGCCTTCGGCGACCTCCCCTGGATGGGCGCGGTCACCATCGTGCAGGACCTGTACCTGCTGGCCTGGGCGGCGGCGCTGGCCAACTTCGGCCGCACGGCGGCCCGGGCCGGGTTCATCGTGGACGTCTGGTGCCTGAGCGCGGCCGCCTGGTCCATCGCCCTGGTGGTGCTGTACGGCCCGAGCACCATCGGGGGCGGGGACGACGCCGAGCGGGCCGGCTTCACCTTCGGCGAGCAGAACGCCGCCGGCCTCTGGTTCGCCCTCTCCCTGCTGGTCATGCTGGCCGCCCGGCGCCCGCGGCGGTGGCGCTGGCGGGCGCCCGCCCTCGGCGCGGTCTCCCTCGGCCTGCTGCTCACCGGTTCGCTGGGCGCCATCAGCGGGCTCTTCGCCGGCCTGGCCGTCGCCCTGGTCCTCCAGGTCCGGGCCCGGCGCGGACCGGACACGGCCATCGCCTTCTCGCTCGCCCTGCTGCTGCTGGTGGGCTCGGTGGGGCTGCTGGCCCAGCAGGGCGAGCTGATCGAGCGGGCCAGCCAGAGCCCGAACCCCCTGATCCGCAACTCGATCGGCCGAGGGTCCGACAGCGAGTCCGAGCGCATCCTGGTCAACCAGCAGACCTTCGGCCTGTTCCAGACCTCCGGGTTCCTGGGCCGAGGGCCCGTCACCACCGAGCACACCCTGCGCCAGCAGGAGGCCGCCTACCCGCACGAGGCCCACAACGACTGGGTGGCGGCGCTGGTGGAGCGGGGCGTCCTCGGGTTCGCCGGCATCCTCCTGCTCGCCCTCGAGGTGGTCGTGCTCGCGCTCACCATCTGGAACCCGAGCCGGCTCAAGCCGGACTTCGCCGAGGTCCTGCCGGCGCCCGCCTACCTGGTGGCGGGATTCATCCTGGTCGCCCTGTACAGCCTCACCCACGAGGTCCTGCACGAGCGGCCGCTGTGGACGTTGTTCGGCACGGCCGCGGCCCTCGGGCTGTGGGGCAAGGCCAACCGCTGGTCCCTGGGGGGGTCGACATGA